The following are encoded in a window of Anaerohalosphaeraceae bacterium genomic DNA:
- a CDS encoding DUF4056 domain-containing protein, which produces MICGWKRLSTAAGLAAVLVLSGCGLDGGPRPRWGFTPKQYYGDPNNLGTHSYGYGGREGYGILYTLRGGTIDPDHLRGTADLTRHAYLKAYAAIVNGRSRFQVGPAFELTTNTVQLIYPSDWMQRPRSEREKIAHEAALVIAPAVSYHSYVWHEMLTWQGLRFALIEPEHESAFSWEDLYSNALGAHLAVQAIRSGALTASDYNQAMTELIRRTLQELQVVSRSQALAFLERVRGTWFTADKLLRRQMNIGFETGQITPCLIPGLTDQPPVSLPWLNLDGLEPYGLRVVYTLQSPYLETGTLKRRAGIQGPLEPLKHFPLIMESIKKEAREKYGYLLE; this is translated from the coding sequence ATGATTTGCGGATGGAAAAGACTTTCGACGGCGGCGGGACTGGCGGCTGTTTTGGTTTTGAGCGGCTGCGGATTGGACGGCGGACCGCGCCCACGCTGGGGATTTACGCCGAAGCAATATTACGGCGACCCCAACAATCTGGGGACACATTCCTACGGCTACGGCGGCCGGGAGGGATACGGCATCTTATATACCCTTCGCGGCGGCACCATAGACCCCGACCACCTTCGCGGAACGGCAGACCTGACCCGACATGCCTATCTGAAGGCCTATGCCGCCATCGTTAACGGACGAAGCCGGTTTCAGGTCGGACCGGCCTTTGAATTGACAACCAATACGGTTCAACTGATATATCCGTCAGACTGGATGCAGCGGCCTCGTTCTGAGCGGGAGAAGATTGCTCACGAGGCTGCTCTCGTAATCGCACCGGCGGTGTCCTACCATTCTTACGTGTGGCACGAAATGCTCACCTGGCAGGGCCTTCGTTTTGCCCTGATCGAGCCGGAACACGAATCTGCTTTTTCCTGGGAGGATTTGTATTCCAATGCGCTCGGAGCCCATCTGGCTGTTCAAGCTATCCGGAGCGGTGCATTGACGGCATCTGATTATAATCAGGCCATGACGGAATTAATCCGACGGACGCTTCAGGAGCTTCAGGTTGTCTCTCGTTCGCAGGCCCTTGCGTTTTTGGAAAGGGTGCGGGGCACGTGGTTTACAGCGGACAAACTCCTCCGCCGCCAGATGAATATCGGATTTGAAACCGGTCAGATTACTCCGTGTCTGATTCCGGGTCTGACCGACCAGCCTCCTGTCTCGCTCCCCTGGCTCAATCTGGATGGGCTCGAGCCCTACGGCCTTCGGGTTGTATATACCCTCCAGTCCCCTTATCTGGAAACAGGGACTCTGAAGCGGCGGGCCGGCATTCAGGGACCGCTTGAACCGCTCAAGCACTTTCCGCTGATTATGGAGTCCATCAAAAAAGAGGCCCGGGAAAAATACGGGTATCTTCTCGAGTGA
- a CDS encoding penicillin-binding transpeptidase domain-containing protein, which produces MYKIRLFILIIFFVAAAVICLVRLASLQLVHCQDYRQAIADKQILEPQPLPTIRGNILDRKGVVLAKDVPVFYAYVNYRLCRLLDERFWEAQMQRQRVDETVSPQRLRHDIQARFSEDFSRLNRILAFAERVGASRSEVLQSIERINNRIWEMGCYVYWRRVNPNGTLDDYRRQKEGIRPADVFGLRLVEMQQTYPVFEIPADHLVEAQAELSGLKDVEIRTHGQRFYPRRTAACQIIGWVGQVHEEEKDLFSQDEYLRYLEGELIGKAGIERMCEPILRGRRGEVIYDKDGRLLQRREPQYGRTVQLTLDVDLQERIEKYLQHPDLPPEVASVVSRRASAVVLEAATGDILAMVSTPQYDLNKARQIAGRLVSDPNTPMRHKALEVNYPPGSTIKPLILLIGLEEKKITPYEIISCPAHSPPSGWPSCLAQTRFSRMGHDWRWAGEGGNIARNAMRGSCNIYFSRLADRIDSGALQRWFFELGFGRRVLPAVEWIDSKTGEQVNSWGTLPQAHGSIEYGIQPMPYTSPEQIRPIPSNRQSEKRFWGIGQGNLRVTVLQAANALAAVVRGGIYKPPRLIYLDDDPFNQKHQKILPISSQTLSVVRDGMRAAVYEDGGTAYSTFLDFPLRRELKIYGKTGSTESPDMAWFECFAEDSADRSIVIVVAVPGGLSGSGYAAPVGKQILQFCYEAGYIGVRPRNPAAAKHSAGRNEQGGNP; this is translated from the coding sequence ATGTATAAAATCAGACTTTTCATCCTGATTATTTTCTTTGTTGCCGCCGCTGTGATTTGTTTGGTTCGGCTGGCCAGCCTGCAGCTCGTGCATTGCCAGGATTACCGGCAGGCGATTGCCGACAAACAGATTCTGGAACCCCAGCCCCTGCCGACAATCCGGGGAAATATTCTCGACCGAAAAGGCGTCGTACTGGCCAAGGATGTTCCGGTTTTTTATGCGTATGTCAACTATCGGCTTTGCCGGCTCCTGGATGAGCGTTTCTGGGAAGCCCAGATGCAGCGGCAGCGGGTGGATGAGACGGTATCTCCTCAGCGACTCCGCCATGATATTCAGGCACGCTTTTCGGAGGATTTCAGCCGGCTGAATCGCATTCTGGCTTTTGCAGAGCGGGTCGGTGCTTCGCGGAGCGAGGTTCTCCAGTCCATTGAACGCATTAACAACCGAATCTGGGAAATGGGATGTTATGTGTACTGGCGTCGGGTCAATCCCAATGGGACTCTGGACGACTACCGCCGTCAAAAAGAGGGAATCAGGCCTGCGGATGTGTTCGGGCTTCGCTTGGTGGAGATGCAGCAAACCTATCCGGTTTTTGAAATTCCTGCGGACCATCTGGTAGAGGCGCAGGCGGAATTGAGCGGGCTCAAAGATGTTGAAATCCGCACGCACGGACAGCGTTTTTATCCGAGGCGCACGGCAGCCTGTCAGATTATCGGCTGGGTTGGACAGGTTCATGAGGAAGAAAAAGACCTCTTCAGCCAGGATGAATACCTGCGCTATCTGGAGGGGGAACTCATCGGCAAGGCGGGAATTGAGCGGATGTGTGAGCCGATCCTTCGCGGACGCCGCGGAGAGGTCATTTATGACAAGGACGGCCGGCTGCTCCAGCGGAGAGAGCCTCAATACGGAAGAACGGTTCAGCTGACGCTGGATGTGGACCTGCAGGAGCGAATCGAAAAGTATCTTCAGCACCCGGACCTTCCGCCGGAGGTGGCTTCCGTTGTCAGCCGTCGGGCCTCTGCCGTGGTGCTCGAGGCGGCTACAGGAGATATTCTGGCTATGGTGTCCACGCCCCAGTATGATTTGAACAAGGCCCGTCAGATTGCCGGACGGCTTGTTTCGGACCCCAATACCCCGATGCGCCACAAAGCCCTCGAAGTCAATTATCCGCCGGGCTCAACCATCAAACCGCTGATTCTGCTTATCGGTCTGGAAGAGAAGAAGATTACTCCCTATGAAATTATCTCCTGCCCGGCCCATTCTCCTCCTTCCGGATGGCCCAGCTGTCTGGCCCAGACCCGCTTTTCCCGGATGGGGCACGACTGGCGATGGGCCGGTGAAGGCGGCAATATCGCCCGAAATGCTATGCGGGGCAGCTGCAATATTTATTTTTCCCGTCTGGCGGACCGAATTGACAGCGGGGCGCTGCAGCGATGGTTCTTTGAGCTGGGATTCGGACGACGGGTGCTGCCGGCTGTGGAATGGATTGACTCGAAAACCGGGGAGCAAGTGAACTCCTGGGGGACTTTGCCGCAGGCACACGGGAGCATCGAATACGGAATTCAGCCGATGCCTTATACGAGCCCTGAACAGATTCGACCGATACCCTCCAACCGGCAGTCGGAGAAGCGCTTCTGGGGAATCGGTCAGGGCAACCTTCGTGTGACAGTGCTGCAGGCAGCTAACGCGCTGGCGGCCGTGGTTCGTGGAGGAATCTACAAACCGCCCCGGCTGATTTATCTGGATGACGACCCCTTCAACCAGAAGCATCAGAAGATTCTGCCGATTTCCTCTCAGACTCTTTCGGTGGTTCGAGACGGCATGCGTGCGGCGGTTTATGAGGACGGCGGAACGGCTTACAGTACCTTCCTGGATTTTCCGCTCCGCAGAGAACTGAAGATTTACGGAAAGACCGGCTCCACGGAAAGCCCGGATATGGCCTGGTTTGAATGTTTTGCGGAGGATTCGGCGGACCGCAGCATTGTAATTGTGGTGGCGGTGCCCGGCGGGCTTTCCGGGTCCGGATACGCGGCTCCGGTGGGAAAGCAAATTCTTCAGTTTTGCTATGAAGCGGGCTATATCGGTGTTAGGCCCAGGAATCCGGCAGCGGCGAAACATTCCGCCGGCCGAAATGAGCAGGGGGGCAATCCATGA
- the mreD gene encoding rod shape-determining protein MreD → MRWFWFILLTLLTALLEAGNLLNLIAFGYGQVRPSLLLLLLIFTALRSEPLEAVGISFLLGFAADLSGPVMGPNTVCWGLAGSLLCQMQGILNVRSSIYQIAVVWVSSLIVIAASHGLAVLKTDQAGVLPMRVLLGRAFYTAAVVPVLWPLLERLWPFLKKPQPGRSAGIRLGHV, encoded by the coding sequence ATGCGCTGGTTTTGGTTTATACTGCTGACTCTTTTAACCGCGTTGCTGGAGGCCGGCAACCTGCTGAATCTGATTGCGTTTGGATACGGTCAGGTTCGTCCGAGTCTCCTGCTGCTTCTGCTGATTTTTACGGCCCTGCGGTCCGAACCGCTTGAGGCCGTAGGGATTTCCTTTCTGCTGGGCTTTGCGGCGGATTTGTCCGGACCGGTGATGGGGCCCAATACCGTCTGCTGGGGACTGGCCGGTTCGCTGCTCTGTCAGATGCAGGGAATTCTGAATGTCCGCTCATCGATTTATCAGATTGCGGTAGTTTGGGTCTCCTCCCTGATTGTGATAGCGGCATCACACGGTTTGGCGGTTTTGAAAACGGACCAGGCAGGGGTGCTGCCGATGCGGGTCCTGCTGGGACGGGCTTTTTATACAGCGGCGGTCGTTCCGGTTTTGTGGCCGCTGCTGGAGCGTTTGTGGCCCTTTCTGAAAAAACCGCAGCCGGGACGTTCCGCCGGGATACGGCTGGGCCATGTATAA
- the mreC gene encoding rod shape-determining protein MreC produces MAVKKNHLSPGLLFITLLLAGFILLWLPQRITCHLNFLFVSVFDPFLRLGRTLEASKFRTAADGPTVDAAEYERLWKAYQNLSAQYQALHREYEILARFRKEKPLPWAGLVLAPVSSSVRGLRHELIISRGSDHGLAPGQMVLSEKGDSVLGIVQEVSARLSRVRLLTDSSVTLEVRIRREGAELEYVGRMSGDGKNGCRIPLLSRDYDIREGDVVFAAPQPGVLETPLVVGRCVRVRPDEEHPLLWDIAVRPVEDAYAQKVVAVAVPALSLPNPP; encoded by the coding sequence ATGGCCGTTAAGAAAAATCACCTATCACCGGGTCTTTTGTTTATAACCCTGCTCCTGGCAGGGTTTATTCTTCTTTGGCTGCCGCAGCGGATAACCTGTCATTTGAATTTTCTGTTTGTGTCTGTATTTGACCCTTTTTTGCGTTTGGGACGAACACTTGAAGCGAGCAAGTTTCGCACCGCCGCCGACGGGCCCACGGTGGACGCCGCCGAATATGAGCGGCTCTGGAAGGCCTATCAGAATCTGTCGGCTCAGTATCAGGCCCTGCATCGGGAATACGAGATTTTGGCTCGGTTTCGGAAAGAAAAGCCGCTTCCCTGGGCGGGACTGGTGCTGGCGCCGGTAAGTTCTTCCGTCCGGGGGCTCCGGCATGAACTGATTATCAGTCGCGGCAGTGACCACGGGTTGGCCCCCGGGCAGATGGTGCTTTCCGAGAAAGGAGACAGCGTGCTTGGCATTGTTCAGGAGGTTTCAGCGCGTCTGTCCCGGGTCCGGCTCCTGACGGATTCCTCTGTTACACTGGAAGTGCGAATTCGCCGCGAAGGAGCTGAACTGGAATATGTCGGGCGGATGTCGGGGGATGGCAAAAACGGCTGCCGGATTCCGCTGCTGTCCCGGGATTATGATATTCGGGAAGGGGATGTGGTGTTTGCCGCACCGCAACCGGGAGTTCTGGAAACCCCGCTGGTGGTCGGCCGCTGTGTTCGAGTTCGTCCCGATGAAGAGCATCCGCTTCTGTGGGATATTGCCGTTCGTCCGGTGGAGGACGCCTACGCCCAAAAAGTTGTGGCCGTAGCGGTTCCCGCTCTTTCCCTGCCGAATCCTCCGTAA
- a CDS encoding rod shape-determining protein, protein MFESIVGWFSKDMGIDLGTCNTLVCVRNEGIVLNEPSVVAVRKGTNIVLNNGEAVGLVAKEMLGKTPGSISAIRPLKDGVISDFEITEAMLSYFIRKVHGRGRLLSPRIVIAVPSGITAVERRAVIESAMRAGARKVYLVDEPMAAGIGAGLPITEPTASMVVDIGGGTTEVAIMSLADISTCESIRIGGDDFDEALINHLKRTYNLLIGEARAEQVKIQIGSAAPLEQEMTMEVAGRDTISGLPRKIVITSEEIREAFREPIAGIIETVMRTLERAEPELAADLIENGVHLCGGGSLLRGMDTVLSNATGLKVVHAEDPLTCVARGTSVYLENLEIWKDVLDESGYGWD, encoded by the coding sequence GTGTTCGAGTCCATTGTGGGCTGGTTCAGCAAAGATATGGGCATAGACCTCGGAACGTGCAATACCTTGGTCTGTGTCCGCAACGAAGGAATCGTCCTCAACGAACCGTCGGTGGTTGCGGTCCGAAAAGGAACCAATATCGTTCTGAATAACGGGGAGGCCGTCGGGCTGGTGGCCAAAGAGATGCTCGGCAAGACTCCCGGCTCCATCAGCGCCATTCGTCCCCTCAAAGACGGCGTCATCAGCGATTTTGAAATCACCGAGGCGATGCTCAGCTATTTTATCCGCAAAGTGCACGGCCGCGGGCGGCTTTTGAGTCCCCGGATTGTGATTGCCGTGCCCAGCGGAATTACCGCGGTAGAGCGTCGGGCGGTGATTGAAAGTGCGATGCGGGCGGGGGCCCGCAAGGTGTATCTGGTGGATGAGCCGATGGCCGCCGGCATCGGGGCGGGACTGCCGATTACAGAGCCGACGGCTTCTATGGTCGTTGATATCGGCGGCGGGACCACGGAAGTGGCCATTATGAGTCTGGCCGATATCAGTACCTGCGAGTCCATTCGAATCGGGGGCGATGATTTCGATGAAGCCCTGATTAATCACCTCAAACGCACCTACAATCTGCTCATCGGAGAGGCCCGAGCGGAACAGGTTAAGATTCAGATTGGTTCGGCGGCGCCGCTGGAACAGGAGATGACGATGGAAGTGGCCGGACGCGATACCATTTCCGGCCTGCCGCGAAAAATCGTCATTACCAGCGAGGAAATCCGCGAGGCCTTCCGGGAGCCGATTGCGGGCATCATTGAAACGGTGATGCGCACCCTCGAGCGGGCCGAACCGGAACTGGCCGCCGATTTGATTGAAAACGGGGTCCATCTGTGCGGCGGCGGCTCTCTCCTGCGGGGGATGGATACGGTTTTGTCCAACGCCACGGGGCTCAAAGTCGTCCATGCGGAGGACCCGCTGACCTGTGTGGCCCGCGGCACCAGTGTTTATCTGGAAAACCTCGAAATCTGGAAAGATGTTCTGGACGAAAGCGGCTATGGATGGGATTAG
- a CDS encoding HEAT repeat domain-containing protein — MKQYSVLIGLWMCVLVCGCDRAAGPVQGSGVQTSPQAVQALVPQALNVIKEGLDHPNSYIRTAAIEITAQTRQDMFLPRLMQLADDSKVTVRFAALVAMGDMQCTSCRPTLLKKLEDPNPNVRIAAAYGLFRIGVLEYRVRVLEALKNPNPTVAANAALLVGKMGKREDLPLLWELMTAGNPNEKVLFQAVESMARLQDPKVYRDKIWPLLISKYHDDRLWGIRCMGALGTPDAQTAIQTMLQDDVLEVRLAAAEQLGALEDRSGLYVVQDYFGRRPNLDETTVANQLAVSAIGTLREPSLNGHLSKALSSKSPIVRLMAAKSVLLQKQSL; from the coding sequence ATGAAACAATATTCTGTGCTGATTGGATTGTGGATGTGCGTTTTGGTGTGCGGATGCGACAGGGCAGCAGGGCCGGTGCAGGGGTCGGGGGTTCAGACCTCGCCGCAGGCCGTTCAGGCCCTTGTTCCGCAGGCCCTGAATGTCATCAAAGAAGGGCTGGACCATCCCAATTCCTATATCCGTACGGCGGCGATTGAGATAACCGCCCAGACACGGCAGGATATGTTTTTGCCCCGCCTGATGCAGCTGGCGGATGACTCAAAGGTAACTGTTCGATTTGCTGCGCTTGTGGCAATGGGCGATATGCAGTGCACATCCTGCCGGCCGACCCTGCTGAAAAAGCTGGAGGATCCCAATCCAAATGTTCGGATTGCCGCCGCTTACGGCCTCTTTAGGATTGGGGTTCTTGAGTACAGGGTTCGGGTTCTGGAAGCCCTGAAAAATCCCAATCCTACCGTGGCGGCCAATGCCGCTCTGCTGGTGGGGAAAATGGGGAAACGAGAGGACCTTCCGCTGCTTTGGGAATTGATGACTGCCGGCAATCCCAATGAAAAAGTGCTTTTCCAGGCGGTTGAGTCGATGGCTCGTCTGCAGGACCCGAAGGTCTATCGGGATAAAATCTGGCCGCTGCTGATCAGCAAATATCACGATGACCGCCTGTGGGGAATCCGCTGTATGGGAGCGCTGGGGACCCCGGATGCCCAGACGGCGATTCAAACGATGCTTCAGGATGATGTGCTCGAGGTGAGGCTGGCGGCGGCGGAACAGCTGGGGGCGCTGGAAGACCGCTCCGGATTGTATGTGGTTCAGGACTATTTCGGACGCAGGCCGAATCTGGATGAGACAACGGTGGCCAATCAGCTGGCAGTTTCCGCCATCGGGACGCTTCGGGAGCCGTCCTTGAATGGTCATCTGTCTAAAGCGCTTTCAAGCAAATCTCCGATTGTGCGTCTGATGGCGGCCAAGTCGGTTCTTCTGCAAAAACAGAGCTTGTAA
- the lnt gene encoding apolipoprotein N-acyltransferase yields the protein MKSFLFTAGLPAVSAGLLTICQAPYDQAWAAWLAWVPFLLACRPPLSLKILLPAVFGIWLVYWLVNLYWLIGVTFPGYLAFCVVQACYGPVLAFAVQFVRRKQWPLTVWAPLIVVGAEAWQSVLFTGFSWYFLAHSQYRNLPMIQSCELFGQLGISVLIAAVNGLAADLLLDAACGRLRRAANCIKVVGVGLLLGLNWSYGIYQLRHSERFLSDGPLVGAVQTNIPSHIKELSENGPAILQTLLDLSEPCFEAGAWMTAWPETMVLASLNPDYLYYLPPDSTARQFDRRLRQFAHGRGYLLVGAHAVRISTAGGEPIAADQYNSAFLYEPTGQQHPSRYDKIHLVPFGEYIPFRQTLPRLYGLIHRLSPYDYDYNLTPGQKYTRFSIEKEGRRYTFGVLICYEDTDSTLCRKMVLDKEGKKADFLVNISNDGWYVRYKDGKVYPTVEQAQRMAITVFRCIENRISILRSVNTGISCLIDSLGRIRDDFIAGSLPKEAVLRQGPRAEGWFVDRIVLDSRISFFTRWGRRLDGLLGIAFLGIVSAALADRLIVIGRQKGNRV from the coding sequence ATGAAATCTTTTCTTTTCACGGCAGGATTGCCGGCGGTCTCGGCGGGTTTGCTGACGATTTGTCAGGCGCCGTATGACCAGGCGTGGGCGGCATGGCTTGCCTGGGTGCCCTTTCTGCTGGCCTGCCGGCCGCCGCTGTCATTAAAAATCCTTTTGCCCGCTGTTTTCGGAATCTGGCTGGTGTACTGGCTGGTCAATCTCTACTGGCTCATCGGAGTAACCTTTCCCGGCTATCTGGCTTTTTGTGTGGTGCAGGCCTGCTATGGGCCTGTTCTGGCCTTTGCCGTCCAGTTTGTCCGCCGAAAACAATGGCCGCTGACGGTTTGGGCTCCGCTGATTGTGGTCGGAGCGGAGGCCTGGCAGAGTGTCCTCTTTACGGGTTTCAGCTGGTATTTTCTGGCTCACAGCCAGTACCGCAATCTGCCGATGATTCAAAGCTGCGAACTTTTCGGCCAGTTGGGAATCTCGGTGCTGATTGCCGCTGTGAATGGTCTGGCGGCGGACCTGCTGCTGGATGCGGCTTGCGGACGGCTTCGCCGGGCGGCCAATTGTATAAAAGTCGTCGGCGTCGGCCTGCTGCTGGGGCTGAATTGGTCATACGGCATCTATCAGCTCCGGCATTCAGAGCGGTTTTTATCGGACGGTCCGCTGGTAGGGGCTGTCCAGACCAATATTCCCTCCCATATTAAGGAACTCAGCGAAAACGGCCCGGCCATTCTCCAAACCCTTCTGGACTTGAGCGAACCCTGTTTTGAGGCCGGAGCCTGGATGACGGCCTGGCCGGAAACGATGGTTTTGGCTTCTTTAAATCCGGACTATTTGTATTATCTACCTCCGGATAGTACGGCCCGTCAATTTGACCGACGGCTCCGGCAGTTTGCGCACGGCCGCGGGTATCTGCTGGTCGGGGCACACGCCGTTCGCATCAGCACCGCAGGGGGGGAACCTATTGCGGCTGACCAATATAATTCAGCATTTTTGTATGAGCCGACCGGTCAGCAGCATCCGAGCCGTTATGATAAGATTCATCTGGTACCCTTCGGCGAATACATTCCCTTCCGCCAAACCCTGCCGCGGCTGTATGGGCTTATCCATCGGCTAAGCCCCTACGATTACGACTACAATCTGACCCCCGGGCAAAAATACACCCGTTTTTCTATCGAGAAAGAAGGCCGACGATACACTTTCGGTGTTCTGATTTGTTATGAAGATACCGACTCGACCTTATGTCGGAAAATGGTTTTAGATAAAGAAGGCAAAAAGGCCGATTTTCTGGTCAATATCAGCAATGACGGCTGGTATGTTCGATACAAAGACGGCAAAGTATATCCGACGGTTGAGCAGGCCCAGCGGATGGCAATCACGGTCTTTCGATGTATCGAAAACCGGATTTCAATTCTTCGCAGCGTCAACACGGGCATCAGCTGTTTGATTGACTCGTTGGGCCGAATCCGGGATGATTTCATTGCCGGCAGTCTTCCGAAAGAAGCCGTCCTTCGTCAGGGGCCCCGAGCGGAAGGATGGTTTGTGGACCGAATTGTGCTGGACAGTCGAATTTCGTTTTTCACCCGCTGGGGACGCCGGCTGGACGGACTTTTGGGAATCGCTTTTTTGGGGATTGTATCGGCGGCTTTGGCGGATAGACTGATAGTGATAGGCAGACAAAAGGGGAATCGTGTATGA
- a CDS encoding site-specific DNA-methyltransferase codes for MHKFRNTILCGDCIEILRSVGEPFADLVFADPPFNIGYQYDKYRDRVEKNRYLAWTRDWMSACLGVLKPTGSFYIAIGDDYAAHVRLIGEELGLTLRNWIIWHYTFGQQTRNKFARSHTHIFYFVKNPHQFTFNDWAVRVPSDRQLVYNDKRAQSCGKLPDDVWNTYSRVCGTFRERQGWHPCQMPELLLARIISASSNPGDCVLDPFVGSGTTAAAAFQLGRDYCGIDISEQYVENTRKRLTDLQKTRISGPLSMHEMLELKRLVFEIDRPADAYRTNKKLISLLCRQFAVRMNNGKHYKPDLILPLLAEICPCQGRK; via the coding sequence ATGCATAAATTCCGAAATACCATTCTGTGCGGGGACTGCATCGAAATTCTCCGAAGTGTTGGGGAGCCGTTTGCAGATTTGGTTTTCGCCGACCCGCCGTTTAATATTGGATATCAGTACGACAAATACCGCGACCGGGTCGAAAAGAATCGGTATCTGGCCTGGACGCGTGACTGGATGAGCGCCTGTCTGGGTGTGCTCAAGCCGACCGGCTCCTTCTATATTGCCATCGGCGACGACTATGCTGCGCATGTGCGGCTGATTGGAGAAGAACTGGGCCTGACGCTGCGCAACTGGATTATCTGGCATTATACCTTCGGCCAGCAGACCCGAAACAAATTCGCCCGCTCCCACACCCACATTTTCTATTTTGTAAAAAATCCTCACCAATTCACGTTCAATGATTGGGCCGTTCGAGTTCCTTCTGACCGTCAGCTGGTTTACAATGACAAGCGTGCCCAGTCCTGCGGCAAGCTGCCGGATGATGTGTGGAATACCTATTCGCGCGTGTGCGGGACCTTTCGGGAACGGCAGGGCTGGCATCCGTGCCAGATGCCCGAACTCCTGCTGGCTCGCATTATCTCGGCCAGCTCCAATCCCGGCGATTGTGTGCTGGATCCCTTTGTCGGTTCGGGCACGACGGCGGCCGCGGCGTTTCAGCTCGGACGCGATTACTGCGGGATTGATATTTCTGAGCAGTATGTTGAAAACACTCGAAAACGTCTGACTGACCTGCAAAAAACCAGGATATCCGGCCCGTTGTCGATGCACGAAATGCTCGAGTTGAAGCGGCTCGTTTTTGAAATCGACCGACCCGCAGATGCCTATCGAACGAATAAGAAATTAATATCGCTTCTTTGCCGGCAGTTTGCCGTCCGTATGAACAACGGAAAACACTACAAGCCGGACCTGATTTTGCCGCTTCTTGCGGAGATATGTCCATGCCAGGGCCGAAAATGA
- a CDS encoding ATP-dependent Clp protease proteolytic subunit, with protein MRVNQNLVPIVIEKTGRGERAYDIFSRLLKDRIIFLGGQIEDEVANLIIAQMLFLSNEDSEADIHFYINSPGGVITAGLAIYDTMRFLRCPVATYCVGQAASMGAVLFAGGTPGKRFILPNSRVLLHQPLISGVMTGAATDIEIEAKEILRLRTRLYQILSFHTGKSPEQIEKDCDRNLWLEAEEAVAYGLADKILQKAPAVLPKVKTESQESE; from the coding sequence ATGCGAGTCAATCAGAATCTTGTCCCGATTGTTATAGAGAAAACCGGCCGCGGCGAGCGGGCCTATGATATTTTCTCCCGTCTGCTGAAGGACCGAATCATCTTTTTGGGCGGCCAGATTGAAGATGAAGTTGCCAACCTGATTATTGCTCAGATGCTTTTTCTGAGCAATGAAGACAGCGAGGCGGACATTCATTTCTACATCAACTCTCCCGGCGGGGTGATTACGGCGGGTCTGGCCATTTATGATACGATGCGGTTCCTGCGGTGTCCTGTCGCCACGTATTGTGTCGGTCAGGCCGCCAGCATGGGGGCGGTGCTCTTTGCAGGCGGGACGCCGGGCAAACGGTTTATCCTGCCCAACAGCCGCGTGCTGCTGCATCAGCCGCTGATTTCCGGCGTGATGACCGGGGCGGCCACCGATATCGAAATCGAGGCCAAGGAAATCCTGCGGCTGCGCACACGGCTTTATCAGATTTTGTCGTTCCACACCGGAAAATCTCCGGAACAGATAGAAAAAGACTGCGACCGCAATCTCTGGCTGGAGGCCGAAGAAGCGGTGGCATACGGCCTGGCGGACAAAATTCTCCAGAAGGCGCCGGCGGTTTTGCCGAAGGTTAAAACGGAGTCGCAGGAATCGGAATAG
- a CDS encoding ATP-dependent Clp protease proteolytic subunit, with protein MMLYPLNQSEPQRPFAVDPHLQGPGYQRTREMTLDDLLLENRIVFMIGEISYRLATEVIMKLLYLDNLKRGVEISLYINSPGGSVDDTMAIYDTMRFIGSPVATYCIGRAQSGAAVILAAGTKGRRYALPHAKVMLHQPWGGVSGQAADIKIQAEEILKAKKMINEILAFHTGQPVEKIAQETERDKYMTAQEAKEYGLIDDVLQEHPEEKKQKPVL; from the coding sequence ATGATGCTGTATCCGCTCAACCAGTCAGAGCCGCAGCGGCCGTTTGCCGTGGACCCGCACCTGCAGGGGCCGGGTTATCAGCGTACCCGTGAAATGACCCTCGATGACCTGCTGCTCGAAAACCGGATTGTGTTTATGATTGGGGAGATTTCCTACCGGCTGGCCACCGAGGTCATTATGAAGCTGCTGTACCTGGACAATCTGAAGCGCGGTGTGGAAATCAGTCTGTACATCAATTCTCCAGGCGGCAGCGTGGATGATACGATGGCCATTTACGATACAATGCGGTTTATCGGCTCTCCCGTGGCGACTTACTGCATCGGACGGGCGCAGTCGGGGGCGGCGGTGATTCTGGCGGCGGGCACCAAGGGCCGGCGGTATGCTCTGCCGCATGCCAAAGTGATGCTTCATCAGCCCTGGGGCGGCGTCAGCGGACAGGCCGCGGACATCAAAATCCAGGCCGAAGAGATTCTCAAGGCCAAAAAGATGATTAACGAAATCCTCGCTTTTCACACCGGACAGCCCGTCGAGAAAATCGCGCAGGAAACCGAACGCGACAAATACATGACCGCTCAGGAGGCCAAAGAATACGGTCTGATCGACGATGTGCTTCAGGAGCATCCGGAAGAGAAAAAGCAAAAACCGGTCCTCTGA